GATTGATAATGTCTGGATGAATGCCGGGATTTACCATCTGGATAAAAAAATTGTTTCGGCTCTTCCATACAAAGGAGCAATAGAAGAGACGACATTTCGAAGATTTGCCAGCAAAGAAAATCTGGCCGGAATCAAGTTCAAGAATGTATTTTGGTACTCTATTGATTCTCACAAGGATATAGACGAGTGCTCAAAGGCACTAAAAGGCAAAAAGATCTAAGACATGAAATTATCATATAGTCTAGGCTCACTTCTATCAATTGAGGATCTTCTAAAGTGCGCTGAGAAAACCAACAAGACAAATCCAGACACAGTATGGGTCCCAGAAACTTGGGGCATGGAAAATTTTGCAATGTTGTCTGCAGTTTCTGCCAGAACTAAATGCAAGATAGGCTCATCTATTATCAACATTTACTCGCGTAGTCCGGCACTCATCGCGATGGGCGCCGCCACAATAGATACGATATCAAACCAGAGACTGATGCTTGGCTTGGGAACAAGCAGTGTTCCAATCATTCAAGGATTACATGGATACAAATTTGAAAAACCGCTACAAAGAATGAAGGAAACGGTGGAGATAATTCGCCTTGCTATTTCTGGCAAAAAAATCGATTATGCCGGAAAGATTTTTTCACTGCGAGAATTTACCCTACTAATCAAGCCGCCAAGGAAACACATTCCAATCTATATTGCTGCAATAAACCAGAAAATGACAGAACTCACTTGGAGAATAGGAGATGGGGTTATTTTCTATTTGAGGCCAATCTCTGAGATGAAAGAGACAGTAGCCAAAATGCAGAACAAAAGAAAAATTGATGTTGCCTGTCAATTAATAACCAGTGTTTCAGAGGACGGCGACCAAGCAAAGGAGCGAGTGCGTAAAACATTGGCGTTTTACATCTCTGTTGGTGAAATTTATAGAAGATTCCTAGCAGAAAACGGGTTCAAAAAGGAAACGGACAACATCTACCAAGAGTAT
This Nitrososphaerota archaeon DNA region includes the following protein-coding sequences:
- a CDS encoding LLM class flavin-dependent oxidoreductase, with the translated sequence MKLSYSLGSLLSIEDLLKCAEKTNKTNPDTVWVPETWGMENFAMLSAVSARTKCKIGSSIINIYSRSPALIAMGAATIDTISNQRLMLGLGTSSVPIIQGLHGYKFEKPLQRMKETVEIIRLAISGKKIDYAGKIFSLREFTLLIKPPRKHIPIYIAAINQKMTELTWRIGDGVIFYLRPISEMKETVAKMQNKRKIDVACQLITSVSEDGDQAKERVRKTLAFYISVGEIYRRFLAENGFKKETDNIYQEYLKSGLKSNHELITDSMLQSLTISGSPQECKKQLKRFYDAGITHPIIQFNPSGEVGKSFDLFTKTFSDA